GCTGGCGCTGGCCGGCCCCCGCCGGCAGCTGGCCCAGCACGCGCAGCGGCTGGACATGCTGCGCGCGGCCCTGCTCCGCGCAGCAGAGGCAAGGCACAGCCGCGCACAGGGGCGCAGCGCGCTGCTGCACCAGAGCCTGCAGCGCTTCCATCCGCTTAGCAGCGTCAGCGCTGCCCGCCGGCGCACGGATGGCCTCACCCGTGAGCTGACGGCGGCCATGCAGGCGCGCCTTGCAGAGAAGCGCGCGCGGTTCGGGGCTGAGCTGCGCCATCTGGATGCGCTCAGCCCGCTTAAGGTCATGTCACGAGGCTACAGCCTCGTGTATGACGAGAAGGAACAGCATCTAATCAAATCGCTGAAGGAAGTAGAGCTTGGCGATGTGGTTAACATAAAGCTTAATGACGGACAACTAAACTGCCACGTATGGGGAATGAAGGAGGATGGCAAAGCGAATGGCGAAGGAAGCTGAACTGGATTTTGAGGGAGCCATGGAGCGCCTGGAGGGTATCGTGCGTGAGCTGGAACACGGTGACGTTCCCCTGGAGAAGGCGATTGATTTATTCCAGCAGGGAATGAAGCTCTCGCAGCTATGCGGCAGCAAGCTGGAGCAAGTGGAGCGCAAGATTGAGATGATCACCGTAGAGGATGGCGAACTGCGCAAGAAGCCATTCGGCACCCGGCTTGAAGGCGATAACGATGAGTCATTCTGAGCTTGAGCCATCCGGCGGGGCGGCGGGG
The window above is part of the Paenibacillus sp. FSL H8-0048 genome. Proteins encoded here:
- the xseB gene encoding exodeoxyribonuclease VII small subunit codes for the protein MAKEAELDFEGAMERLEGIVRELEHGDVPLEKAIDLFQQGMKLSQLCGSKLEQVERKIEMITVEDGELRKKPFGTRLEGDNDESF